The window CGCCGCcgcgctcctcctcgtcctcgcggCCGGCGCCGTCGCAGCAGCCGACGACGGTTCGTGCTCgtgctccctccctgcctgcccgcCTCACCTCCTCCGGGCCTCCCCGTGCCCGTGGCCTCGTGTTGGCGGCGGGTTCTGCTTGCTCGGGGGACGGGGATCCGTCGGCGGCTTGGCTTGCTGCTATTTTATTAGTGCGCGCTTTTCTAGTGGGGCGTGGCCAGGTCTTTGTTTATGGCTTGGTGATTTGGTGTTCCATCTGCTGTTCACGCCGACTGAGGGTGGTCTAATGCTAGATTAATCCCGTCTCCTGTTCTTAGCACCAGCGTCTCCCATTTTTTAGCATTTCCTCTGCACTTCTTCCGTTCACTGCTACATCTGTCGCATCTTTTTCCTGTCGTCGGCGGTGTAGAAGCTCCGCCTATGGCTATGCACAGGCACAAATGCGGCATATTTCATTCAGTATTTGTTTCCCCTTCTCAAGTTGCTGTGCTATTCGTGCAAGCCAGCCTTTTGCATATGGCGAGCTGGAAACTTGTGTTTTGGGGGGCGTTTTTGGTTTGGTTATCTGAACTTTGGGTTAGCAAGCAAGTTTGTGTTGTGCATTTGCAAGCAACGCTCAAGTGCCTCTGCCTGCTGACTCCATTCCTCGTggcgtcagattcttcttcttccgcTTCTGCTGATGGAGTGTTCTTATGCGTGTTTCCAGGGCGGACGCTGCTGGAGATCAAGAAATCCTTCCGCGATGCCGACAACGCGCTGAACGATTGGTCCGGCGACGGGGCGTCCCCGGGCTACTGCTCCTGGCGCGGCGTGCTCTGCGACAACGTCACCTTCCAAGTTGCAGCTCTGTAAGCACCTCTGTCTCTGTAGCAAAAATTTATGCTCTCTTCTCTTGCTGGCTGTAATGAGCGCTTACTGATGTGTTCATGTGTGCAACGACAGCAACCTCTCAGGGTTCAATCTCGGCGGCGAAATCTCCCCGGCCATCGGGGATTTGAAGAGCGTCGTGTCAATGTATGATGTTACATTCTTTCCTGAAATTTAAGTGCTTTTGTCTGTGTCATGAGTCCGAGTCACACTTTTTCCTGATTGTTTGGTCATATGCAGTGATTTTCAGTCGACTGGACTTTCCGGGCAGATCTCTGATGAGATTGGTGATTGCTCGTCGCTTAAAATGTTGTAAGTGGGCTTCAGTACTACTATGTTTCTTTCTCGTATTTTTTTACGGGTGTCGTATTCCTTCGGATCTGTACAAGTAATGCCTGTTTCAATTTTCATCTTGATCAAGGAACCTGTCCTCCAACAATCTGGAAGGAGACATACCCTTTTCCATATCTAAGCTGAAGCACCTTGAAAACTTGTAAGGGCTATTCTTCTTGCCGGAACTTGGTGAAAGTATGTGTTTCACTCATCATAATCCCTGCTGTTACTTGTATTTGTAGGATATTGAAGAATAATCAGTTGGTGGGCGTGATCCCGTCCACACTCTCTCAGCTTCCAAATTTGAAGATATTGTAAGTTAGTGCTGCTTAACTGATCTGTGATTTTATTGGGTTAGTTCTAATGTGATATGTGTCCTAGGGACTTAGCTCAGAACAAGCTAAACGGTGAAATTCCAAGGTTAATATACTGGAGTGAGGTTCTTCAATACTTGTAAGTATTCATTCACTCCGTTCCCAGTAATGAAGAAAAACATTATTTTGGTTTACTACTTAAACTGTCTAGAATATTCAAGGACCTAGCAAATGCTAATAAAACTTAATTTATGCAAGATTTAGGGTTTGGACAAAATGCTTGTGCTAAATACGATGATTGCTCAGACATAGTGTGTAGGGCTAGCAGACCACGATTTGTTTTTACATGCTTTGTTGTATGCATCTAAGTTTGTCATATATTCAAGGGGACTGCGAAGCAATAAATTAGAAGGAAGCCTCTCTCCAGATATGTGCCAATTGACTGGCTTGTGGTACTTGTGAGTGTATTGCTTTCCTCCGTTTATCACCAGCGTAGCTGCTTGTGCCATTTATTCTGCTAACAATGCCACTTTTGTTTGGTTCAGTGACGTGAAGAACAATAGCTTGATGGGCACAATACCAGATACCATTGGGAACTGTACGAGCTTTCAGGTCTTGTATGTACATTCGTTCTACTCCCTTCGAATAATGTTGTTCATTTTCTAGCTTTTAGAACGCTCCTGATCTTCCGCTGTTTTAGGGATTTGTCTTACAATCACCTTACTGGAGAAATCCCATTCAACATTGGTTTCCTGCAAGTGGCTACATTGTATGTGGTAGTCATTTCACCAATAGAACTAGATGCTTTTCTTACTAATACAAGTGATGACTTGAAATATTGTTTGCTATTTGTGCTAGGTCTTTGCAAAGGAACAACTTCTCTGGCCCTATTCCAACAGTGATTGGCCTTATGCAGGCGCTTGCAGTGCTGTATGATAACattcttttcttggtttatggtGACTGAGGAATTATATCAGCCCTTAAATGCaaaattatgatttttttgaaatgttCTTTTATTTTGAAATTGATCCAGGGATCTGAGTCTTAACCAATTGTCTGGCCCAATACCATCTATACTTGGCAACTTGACATACACTGAAAAATTGTAAGCTTGCTACTTTTTTTATCTGTTTAATTAATAGTTGATCAAAGCTTTTACTTTCCACTAACTGATATTCTAGCCCTCTGCGAAATCTCTATGTTTTTTTTATCACAAGTAGTTACTGATACCACAATATCCTGTACTACTAGATACCTGCATGGCAATAAGCTATCTGGGCCAATACCACCAGAACTTGGTAATTTGTCGGCGCTTAATTATTTGTAAGCATGTAGCCTTTGTACTATCGAAAATCCTTTTATTCTTCATAGTTAATTGATTAGCATTCTATCCATTTGATATGCTACGATCTCTCATTTCAGGGACCTCAATGACAATAAACTGACTGGGCTCATTCCACCGGAGCTTGGAAAACTCACAGCCTTGTATGACTTGTAAGTAAAATTCTGTTCATTTGTATTATATGTTTCTTATCAACAGTGCTAGTTTGGTCAGTGATCCATATCATTTGCTTCTTGCAGGAATCTTGCAAATAATGAATTTGAGGGAATGATACCTGATAATATAAGTTCATGCAAAAGTCTTGTTAGCTTGTAAGTTTCACCTTTTTTCCCTGAAATTATTCAGCTCTCCGATAGCTGGATACTTAACTTGTTTGCTATTGAAACAGCAATGCTTATGGCAATAAATTGAATGGGACCATCCCAAGTTCATTGCACAAGCTTCAGAGCATGACTTATTTGTAAGTGGTTCCTAATTTTCCTAGTTTCTATTTTGTTTATGGTAGGTTGTTCTTGTTCTGGACTGCCATAGTTACACTTCTAATAGTTATTCCTAATGACTTTTAGGAATTTGTCATCTAATTATCTTAATGGAGCAATTCCCACTGAGCTAGCAAGAATGATAAACTTAGACGTACTGTAAGTTCTATCATTTAATTACTATATCTCCTTCAGAAAGTTTTTAATGCCATCATGTGTTACATGAATACACTTTTAGGGATTTATCATGTAACAAGATTGCTGGTTCGATTCCTTCAGCAGTCGGCGGCTTAGAGCATCTTTTGAGACTGTAAATCCTATAACCTCTATTTTTTGCTTGTTGTTAAAATGCCTGTATCTTTTTCTGACAACATTACTTATTCATGTAGTAACCTGAGCAAGAATAATCTGGTGGGACACATTCCTGCTGAGTTTGCAAACTTGAGGAGCATCACGGAGATGTAAGCACCTTAACATCTCTATGCGCTCAAATCTGTATCCTTTAAGAGTAATATGGATACCTTTTGCTTTTGTTTCAGTGATTTGTCCTATAACCACATTAATGGTTTCATTCCTCGAGAGCTTGGAATGCTGCAAAATCTGATACTGTTGTAAGTACATGCAAGCTATGGGTTTTGCCTTGCACCAATTAACATTGATAAACTAATATTGATTTCCCTGCCCAATTATTTGAGATTGATTTGTGTGATTGTTTTGTTGTTACAGAAAACTAGAAAGTAACAATATGACTGGGGATGTTTCTTCACTCACTAACTGCTTCAGTCTCAATGTCTTGTAAGTTAATTACCTGAAAAGCTATTCGAACTGTTTGCACATGTGTGGATTTCACTCATAGTGAGCTTTGCTGCAGAAATATATCATACAACAACCTGGCTGGCGTTGTACCTACAGACAACAATTTTTCACGGTTTTCACCTGACAGGTAGTATCATCTGGTATTAACCATACCTTCAAAAAGATTTGTTCTGGCTAAATCGTTATTTATAATCTGAACTTTCCTTTAGCTTCCTGGGTAATCCTGGACTATGTGGCTCCTGGCGTGGTTCTCCATGCCCTTCCTCCAGTCATGCAAAGAGATGTAAGTACAATGTTGTCTTTATTAAGTTGCTCTGGAATATGACCTCATTATACCACTAACAAACCTTCCAATACTCTTTCGTGCATTTTCACCGCAGTCTCTGTCTCAAGGGCTGTCATTCTTGGTATTGCTGTTGGCGGGCTTGCAATCCTGTTGTTGATCCTAGCAGCTGTTTGTTGGCCACACAGTCCAGCCGTTTCCACAGATTTCTCTGTAAGCAAACAAGGTAATACATTTGCTTAAATCCCTGTATGTTGCTTTAACACATCAATTTCGAAGCTAGTACTTGACAAGTGATGTCTCATCATGCTGGATCTGCGAATGGTTGATGCCTGTCTCAAACAGGTGCCAGTCTGCTCAACTTGACAGATGCACTGTTTGTTTGTTTGATGGCTAATATGGTTTCAATGAGATAATGATGATAATTTATTGTTACAGAGATTCATGCTGTGTT is drawn from Triticum dicoccoides isolate Atlit2015 ecotype Zavitan chromosome 6B, WEW_v2.0, whole genome shotgun sequence and contains these coding sequences:
- the LOC119322897 gene encoding LRR receptor-like serine/threonine-protein kinase ER2 isoform X1; this translates as MPPPARRRPSVSVAAALLAAALLLVLAAGAVAAADDGRTLLEIKKSFRDADNALNDWSGDGASPGYCSWRGVLCDNVTFQVAALNLSGFNLGGEISPAIGDLKSVVSIDFQSTGLSGQISDEIGDCSSLKMLNLSSNNLEGDIPFSISKLKHLENLILKNNQLVGVIPSTLSQLPNLKILDLAQNKLNGEIPRLIYWSEVLQYLGLRSNKLEGSLSPDMCQLTGLWYFDVKNNSLMGTIPDTIGNCTSFQVLDLSYNHLTGEIPFNIGFLQVATLSLQRNNFSGPIPTVIGLMQALAVLDLSLNQLSGPIPSILGNLTYTEKLYLHGNKLSGPIPPELGNLSALNYLDLNDNKLTGLIPPELGKLTALYDLNLANNEFEGMIPDNISSCKSLVSFNAYGNKLNGTIPSSLHKLQSMTYLNLSSNYLNGAIPTELARMINLDVLDLSCNKIAGSIPSAVGGLEHLLRLNLSKNNLVGHIPAEFANLRSITEIDLSYNHINGFIPRELGMLQNLILLKLESNNMTGDVSSLTNCFSLNVLNISYNNLAGVVPTDNNFSRFSPDSFLGNPGLCGSWRGSPCPSSSHAKRFSVSRAVILGIAVGGLAILLLILAAVCWPHSPAVSTDFSVSKQEIHAVLSSNVPPKLVILHMNMALHVYDDIMRMTENLSEKYIIGYGASSTVYKCVLKNCKPVAIKKLYAHYPQSVKEFETELETIGSIKHRNLVSLQAYSLSPAGNLLFYEYMESGSLWDVLHAASSKKTKLDWEARLQIALGTAQGLAYLHHDCSPRIIHRDVKSKNILLDKDYVAHLADFGIAKSVCISKTHTSTYVMGTIGYIDPEYARTSRLNEKSDVYSYGIVLLELLTGKKPVDNECNLHHLILSKATDNTVMEMVDPDITATCKDLGEVKRMFQLALLCSKRQPSDRPTMHDVVHVLSCLVCPEAPPKPAQPPASPQSSTAPSYVNEYVSLRSGSALSCANSSSASDAELFLKFGEAISQNTE
- the LOC119322897 gene encoding LRR receptor-like serine/threonine-protein kinase ER2 isoform X2, with the translated sequence MPPPARRRPSVSVAAALLAAALLLVLAAGAVAAADDGRTLLEIKKSFRDADNALNDWSGDGASPGYCSWRGVLCDNVTFQVAALNLSGFNLGGEISPAIGDLKSVVSIDFQSTGLSGQISDEIGDCSSLKMLNLSSNNLEGDIPFSISKLKHLENLILKNNQLVGVIPSTLSQLPNLKILDLAQNKLNGEIPRLIYWSEVLQYLGLRSNKLEGSLSPDMCQLTGLWYFDVKNNSLMGTIPDTIGNCTSFQVLDLSYNHLTGEIPFNIGFLQVATLSLQRNNFSGPIPTVIGLMQALAVLDLSLNQLSGPIPSILGNLTYTEKLYLHGNKLSGPIPPELGNLSALNYLDLNDNKLTGLIPPELGKLTALYDLNLANNEFEGMIPDNISSCKSLVSFNAYGNKLNGTIPSSLHKLQSMTYLNLSSNYLNGAIPTELARMINLDVLDLSCNKIAGSIPSAVGGLEHLLRLNLSKNNLVGHIPAEFANLRSITEIDLSYNHINGFIPRELGMLQNLILLKLESNNMTGDVSSLTNCFSLNVLNISYNNLAGVVPTDNNFSRFSPDSFLGNPGLCGSWRGSPCPSSSHAKRFSVSRAVILGIAVGGLAILLLILAAVCWPHSPAVSTDFSVSKQEIHAVLSSNVPPKLVILHMNMALHVYDDIMRMTENLSEKYIIGYGASSTVYKCVLKNCKPVAIKKLYAHYPQSVKEFETELETIGSIKHRNLVSLQAYSLSPAGNLLFYEYMESGSLWDVLHASSKKTKLDWEARLQIALGTAQGLAYLHHDCSPRIIHRDVKSKNILLDKDYVAHLADFGIAKSVCISKTHTSTYVMGTIGYIDPEYARTSRLNEKSDVYSYGIVLLELLTGKKPVDNECNLHHLILSKATDNTVMEMVDPDITATCKDLGEVKRMFQLALLCSKRQPSDRPTMHDVVHVLSCLVCPEAPPKPAQPPASPQSSTAPSYVNEYVSLRSGSALSCANSSSASDAELFLKFGEAISQNTE